Genomic DNA from Parambassis ranga chromosome 5, fParRan2.1, whole genome shotgun sequence:
AGGTCAAACGCTATGCTCTTCGAACAGATATTGATATGTttgtgatgtgttgtgtgtctgtgattatCTGGTATGCCAGCATGAAAATAGCAGGGGCTTATCCTTGTATTACCATGCCATTATGTAGCgctaattaaaaaataaagcgTGTCTGCTCTTGCCCATCTGCTATTAGACTCTGTTTAGCCTACAGGTTTGCTTTGAACTGCTCCCTCATTACAGCGCCTCAAAGAAATATCATACAATAGCGAGTTGAAAAGGGCAATGCTTGAATGGATTCTGAAAGGGGAGGCTGTACTTGGCCTTCAAGTATACATTCCTTCAGCTCAGTGCTTCCTCTGTGGTCCCCCTCTCCTGGCCCACCCCCTCCCACTCAAGACTCAGTTCCCACAGGGGACTGGGCCAAAGCAAACTCCTCAGAGGAAGTCTCCCTCTCttgtggaagagagagagagagagagagagcaggatgGATGTCCGATCCTGGCTCTCTGGGTCCTGCTAGGCAGTAGgatgtgcactgagggtgttaTGACTCCGTGACCATGCTATGTCTATGATGTGGTGGTGAGTAAAGCCTGTGCGGCTGCTCTCCTGTGAGGTCAGTGTCATATTTAGCCAGCAGGTCCCTTGTGGTGTCTGGGAGTGTCTGTTTTCTGGCTCTATTATGTCTAGTGCTCATAGCCTTCCTGGAGCTGCAAACCTCAGAGTAGAAATAGTACCAGACAGGCAGACATTCTTTGTCAGGAAAACAACACTCACGTCAGTAATTACGGCGTCTGATTACACTAGGGCAGCAGTTCTTAGAATACCACCAGCCTTGAGTCAGGCAGGTAAGGGGTCGAGTCACCATTTCTGAGCAGGACACAGTCAGGTTAGAAGAATTGACCTACAGTAGCAAAACCAAATAGTGTGTCaatgggtgtttgtgtgtgtgtgtagtatgcTGACTGGTTGGACAGGTAAAAACATTTGTAAGGCTGGGAGACATAAGAGGAGATTAAAACCAGCAGTTCTGCAGGCAGTAACCTCTCCCATGTTACTGCCTTCCTGAATAACAAGttttagtaataataatagtttatAAAACACTATGTGTCAATAGCTACCACTCTACCATGAAGACATATTGTTTGAATTATTATAGCTGTGTTTGCACTGTGGTATTATAATTAGCCTATAAATGGATGCCCACTGGAGCTAtagtttaaaaacataaataaatgtgtaaacaGTGTCGTCATTCTCTGTATagattttgctttttgttttaactGTGTGACTGAGTGAGTAGAGCCATGCAGTGTTTTGTAATGTTGCTGATGCACTCACCACAATAAACTCCCATATTGTGAGTAGGTAGTAGTGAATGAGTGATTTTAGACACAGCTAATGATGAAGTGTTTATTATCTGTTACTCACTTTGAATAAGCAAACAGAATATGCTAGAAACATTTGAGACCAAATCTCTAGTGAATTATATTTTTAAGTTCATCCTAAAATTTtcgcaatgcatgatggtacatagcGCGAATGGAGTGACCATTGACTGTACCAGTTTTCATGATACACCATGAGATTGACACATTTGGATAGCACAACAAAACATAGGCTACTAATTAGTGGATTATACTGGGAGCAGGAGGTAATTTCtacggtggccctgaaggtcaaaaTACAACTacattttttcatttcctgtttctacTCAGCTGTGTCCGTGTGCAAGTTTTAAACCACGTTGGGAAGAATGGAGGATGAGATGGCATTAATACAGGAATATTTTAAAAGAGGACATACAAATAATGTTTGCATAAATTTGGCAATGACACATAATTCTTTCCACAATGTGGACAGTACATGTTTTCTGCTTTATCGTTATCGCTTTAACGATAAAGCTATTAAAAAATACTAAGATGGCGCTGTAAAAACTACTGTAACTGTACACAAATATGATTATGTGTGCAGTGACTGATTTGATATTACAACTGCAACAGACCTGGGTTCTGTATTTCAGGTATGCAGTGCcagacctgacacacacacacacacacacactcccacaaaCACATATGCGTGTCTACACCCGCACCCTCCCACCTCCCCACACGTCCTGACGCCCCCACTCCTAGCTGTGTgagcacgcacacactcacgcaGAGTCTGGCTTCATGTAGGAAATCTGTGAGACGTGACTCACTACCAGCAGGCTTCTCGCTAAATGAAGTTTATCATTAATTTCCATCTTTAGGTGATTACAGCAATTAAGGTTTCACAACTATACACAGCGCAGCAGGAGTGTTTTccattgagattttttttttgagttagACAGAGTAATCATTTGTCTTGAATCACACACGCAGACAAGGAGATGGGAGTGTTTGCCATTCCTGGAGGCAGGATGTCATAGTAGTGAGTAAGAGAGCGACAGGCAGGTCTGTGCTGGCCTCTGTGCCTGCCTAGGTAAACATATCCTCCATCTGACAAGTGCGGACCTGAGAAGGTTAGCTGTCTCAACACATGGTGCTGCAgcttgccacacacacacagatacatccGAGAAGAGATTCGGTATTTTGTGGCACTTAACAAGACAGACGCTCTCCTCCTCAGGTTTTTAAATCTGCCACAAGCAGTATATGACTCGGCCGCCCCTGCGTTAATgtgcagctgtttcagaacactTATACTCAATCGTCTGTCAGATCTGAGTGCAATTACTTTAATtcgtcttcctctctgtctgcctctgtctctccgtTGCAATATTTCTGTGGTTGGAGGAGTCGATCTGCTCCACCTGACGGCGCCTCTTCTGCCTGGCAGGGAGCAATGTAGCCCTACTGGCTGCCAGCCAGACCAGCTTGAGTGTCTGCTCAGCTCAAAGCCCTGcttacacagacatgcacacacatacacacacacaaaaacatgcagacaTGCCAAGCTCAGAGGTTGAACGCTTACGCAGATCTCCTATTCCCCTTCCTTGCCTTTCTGTGACTTCTCCACcgtttgtgttattttctccCATCGCTGTGAccttctgctccttcactgtAGGACAGAACGCTAAAACATCTCTTCATGTTCTGACAAATCCATGTATTGCTCATGATTACTGCCATTTACAGTCATGCAGTAGCATTTTTAGAAATAGTGGGCTCTTATGATATCCGCTGTGCTCTATGAGGTAATATGTGCACTTTATCTGTGCATGGATGGTGATGATTAACAATTTGTTCTCTCTTTCCTGTAGTCTCCCAGCCCGATCCCAGCCAAGAGGTCCAAATTTGACAAACTGCAGTCTCCATCAGTTGATAAAGACAGGAAACCTGACTGGTTACAGCCTCTGTCAAAGTCTGCACATAAGGTTTGTgtgctgtatgtgtatgttgaGTTAAGTTAGTTTAATGTGTGACCTTTCGTCATTGGGGCTTGTTTTATAACGAGCAGCCACTGAGGCTGACTTAATGTTCTGCTGGTAGTTTACAGAGTTTATCTaagcttgttgttttgtttgttattccAGGATCTGAAACAGGTCCAACTGAAACAGCGGCCCTCCGCTTTCCGCCCGTGGTCTCCTAAACCAGCGGAAAAAGAGAAACCAGCCACTCAGAGTGAGGTGGAGAGGTGAGTTCTCTAAACAAAGCTGTGATAGTTAAACTCTGAATAAACCCACTTTGTTACCAGTAAAATGCCTTATTATTTTCTCCACAGGTCATGCTCAAAGACTCAGGAGATTCTGGCTGTACCCAACCTGACATTAGCCCCCCTCACCCCTTCGGTCCATCCCAAGGACAACCACACTCCTGGGAGGGGGGCCGCAGCTATCCCCAGGCAGGAGCTGCTTAATGGCAACACACAAACTATGGTCAAACTTGCCCATTCTAgtgtcagcagcagagcagaagaTATGGACACAGATGGAGAAATTGATGTGGATGACTGTGATGATGGTAAGAATTGTCATTTTGATTTAAAGGACAGAAAACTTGCAATTAGTCATTATTGAAGACACAGATTCTTCAATTTACAAGTTTTATTACACAGTAAGCCAAACAGGAAGTAAGCATGGGCTGAACTGTTTCAGGGTGATGCATGAGCAACTGCGCCACCTGTTGTCAAATAGAGGAAGGACAAGTACATCCTTGTTACGTagccacaaaaacatgcagcttctctgaatatttaaaatatggcccctaacaaaatgtgaaaagaaTAAGTGTAAATAGGTTTTCTCTACTAATGCTTATATCTTTGTCACAATAATGGCTCCCCACCATCATTTTTCATTCCTCCTCAGGTCCTGTGCCAGCCTCCTCTGTGGCCTCACCTCCTTCAGCCTGCAccagtgtgtgtcagactctGACTCCTCAAACCATCACCCAGGCTCAGGAAAGGCCACCCTGGCTCCCGGGGACTGTTTGCCCAGAGATGGACACCATGAGACAGATGCTGTATGCCAGCTTGGACTCTAAAGAATCCCGGGAAAAACTCCTGCAGGAGATCGTCAGGATGAGAGTGAAGCAGGAAGAGAAGCTGGCAGCGGCAGTTCAAGCTAAACGCAGCCTTCAGCAGGTATCAGATACTCTCATAAAACACTACATGATTTAAAAGGCAGGTTTTAAATGTGTTCTCACTGTTGTTTTCACAGGAGCTGGAATTTGTGAGGGTGGCTAAGAAAGGCCGTCTTCGCGAAGCCATCGAAGCCAAGCGCAACCTGCGAAAGGAGATTGAACGCCTTCGTGCGGACTgggagaggaagatgagggaTGCAGAGGAGTCCTGTGGGCGGCTCAAAAGAGAgttggagagggagagacagatgCGGGTTTGTGACAAAGGCTGTGAAGCTGAACGCCTCCGGGTCAAGTACTCCACTCAGGTAAGACATCCAAGAAGTAATGCACATATTAATGACTAACCGATGCCTTATTTGTTGTCATTTACACTGactgctttgtgtgttgtgCAGATCGAAGAGCTGCACGTGCAGCTACAGCAGGCAGAAGCCGACCGTGAGCAGCTGAGGCACGAActgcagcaggagagagaagCCCGGCAGAACCTGGAGAGTGTTGTCAAAGACCTGCAAAGCCAGCTCGCCCTGCAGGCCAACAGCAGTCTTCCTGGAGGCTGCAaggacacactcacagagacacacagacagaccacacaGCCCACCAATGGATCCTAAAGGTGCACCTTTAAAATGGACAGAAAAGACTCAATATACTAAAAGGAGCATGTTTAAGGACTTTGTTACACCACAGATGGGGGAAATGAATCTACAAAAtgcaagaaagaagaagaatttgTCATAAGCAATGTGATATGTATACATCAATATGAATTTTATGAGCTGAACTGGAAGGTAGCATGAGATCTGAGCATGTAAAAGAGCAGGAAACTAAGAAAGACTTCTGCAGCAATGAACACATCTTTCCAGTGACGTCAGAGACACCTGACGCTGTCCAAGCGTGTTGTTTTGGTATAAGCTATTCTAAGATGTGCAAACACAGCTACATAACACTACTTGAATATGAAGGGAAGAAACACGGTGCGCCTGGCGAAACACGAGCAAAAGATGAAACTCTTGGTGCCACAAAATATTATTATTGGTACACTTACAGGTGTCATTGCAGACCACTGGAAACAAGAGACACAGGTTTACCACTATTTACTTTTAATATCCGCTTGCTTTTTATAACTGTGTAGAGGATGTACTTTTTAAGAAATATTGCTTGCGCAGCACTGTTATTCCACAGGCgagaaaaaaacatccataaaCAAACATGTACGCATGTATACCAGCTTATCTACCTTTTGTATTTTATAAACCTGAAGTATTGGAGGTTCTGTGGGCTGCCTTCAGGTCCACCACTGTTTTATGCGTAGATATTTTATGGAAGTgttactttttgttgttgttttacaattaatgtcttttttttgcaaCCAAACCATGTGGTAATTAACAGATATTCTTTATACCCACGTTACTCCAGATTTCTCCTACAAACGCactccttaaaaaaaataagacctTCAATTAGTTGTCGGTTTGTGTAGAAAATGCGGtacttctgattttttttctatggaGTATTGTAAAATAATTTATATTCTATGATAATTTACTGCCTATCAACAGAAAGCATTCATTTTTAGTCACTGGTTTTAGAGCTCTTAAATCAACATTTGCTGTTTATATATGAACAACATTTCTACACACAGTATATACAAAAATatggatatatatttttttactttaagaAAAGGAATTGCACTTTTTAAGAACGAACCTTGCATTGTGCATTGTACTCcctgttacatttttttttcaaaccagtTAGAGTTAACTTTGAAATTTAAATACACTTTCCCTCAGTATCCTCTGATGTAAATACAATGATATTGTAAATAAGATATTTGTTGCTATGGTATGTTTGCTTGCTCCAGATTTAAACGGATTATTGAAtattattttttgcttttactTGAAACCAAAAAAGAGACTATATTTGGATTTGCAAAACTGCAGTTTCATCCTTGCTGATCCCTGAGTGTCATTACAATCACAGGACATTCACCGGAGCAGATGGACTTGTTCAACCAACAGAATATTATAATTTGCCCCTTGATTCTTTTCAGAAAATCTTTATTATTTGATGAATTATAGAGTATATATATTAAACCACAGACCAAAAACTAAATGATGGATTTGAATTTTCCGCACCTCCGCCTCTCCTGCTCAGATTAGAGTAGAAATGTCACCTTCTCATGGTTTAAATCTTAGGTGCTATATATTTTAGACAAGAAAACACTTTTATGTCTTATCATTACGATACCCTTGCTCAGTATTTTTTGGGTACAGTGTAATAGCAATATCCATTTTGTTAGCTGATGCTGTTGTAGTTTTGGTTTGGAAGTGGGTTTTCACTTgcctcttgttttctttttccttcagaAAACTTGTATAATACCCATTAAAATCTAAATCAACCCTACAGAGCTTTGAGTGAGTGTATGTTTGTTCCACCATAATgagtgtctgtatgtatgtatggatGTGTCCTATGTGTCAGTTTAACCTGTCAACTACTTGGCCAGACTGAGAATAAAACACAATATTGCATATTGTGTTTCTCAGGGTATGAACCAAATGAAAGTCAACCAATTTACAATAAGTGACacgtgtttttatttatattcaaCAGAGCAAGCTTTCTATTTTTGAAGTAAGTTAATTATTTGTAGTTCACTTCAGGTCACTATTTCAAGTAGCTATGTCAGTAACTGACTTGAATGTAATAAACATTTCAGGAGTGAGTAAGGAAAAAAGTACTATAAGAGGCTCACTTTTTTATTCTATCAGTCAAAGATGTGAGTCTCTTAACTTCCATCGATTAATACTTTGCATTGATCCATTGTTGTTTTGTGGTAGTCTTGGTGTTTCTGTTCTCTTTGGTTGTCTTAGTTGTTTTTACGGTGCATTTAGTTTgcttgtattgtattttttgaaagtcttgtcttTCCTGTGTATTCCCATGTGTTttgcttcctcctgtgttttacTCCTTGTTGattcctaatgtgtttcacctgtgtcttgttatcttCGTGTatttaaggccccgttcacactggagaaagtcattccagctagagtaggattgagcccagacagcctttaagctggatgcgttcacacctattttcaaatctggctagcacacagttgtgtccgcactcaatccggcttcatccagcgtgtttctccaaaccactaggtggcgcctcgtaatatggctaataatgtggcaagccggattcactagccacatttgcgttcacacctgagccacatttgagccaatcctgctagatccacctctcgagggtggatctagccggcttgaaatcaaactgtattcagctggattggaggtgttcacactcggaaaaaaacacatctggattgatctggatgcggccaaatcctgcttaagccacatttttttccccagtgtgaacagggcctctCATGCTCCTCTTTGTTATGTTCAGTTcctgtgtgtcatgtgtttccTGTGGATCACATGTgtcatttgtctggtttgtttcagttttcccTTGGACTCTTTAGTTTAGTaggtgttttgggttttttttagtGGCTTGCTTTTTGTTTGGATTTCATGTCTGCATTTGGATTTCTACCTAAACTCTAACACACATAATAATATTCAGTCCAATTGATTCCTTTGAGTGAAGATGCAATGTGGCCTGATCTGCTGAACATTGATTTTAGCTTTTAGCTGAGCACTGTGtctgctcctctgcctctcaCTGTGTCCCATTCAGACAGACATCCAGTGATAGTGACTCAATAATATATGCACTGAGTGTGCACACGTGTAGAGCTTGCTAAATCCAACTGTGTATAGAGCAGTGGAACAGAATCATCTGTGTATCCAGCGGGGTGTGGAGAAACTCTGATGAACCACTGGTTTCTGCCCTGTTGGCCTGAGGGTAGACTAGATGCCATATTGACTTACTAGTCCACCTTGCAGTACAGAGTGGTATTACATGAGGGCATGGCTAacttgttagcatgctaacatagaTGTCTGACTATACACAGACATCATAGCTGTATTTTCAGCAGAAAATGAATAATATTTCAATGTTTTATTACAGTTGCAGCTGTAtataataaagataaaatacAATGTCCCATAgaaaaaatgttaatttatacattttatctTGTTCAGTGGATTTTCACTCTTATTTGATGCTGTAGAAAGAAAATCTGCGTCAATCTCCTCCACCTTTCTGcttgtgacatcatcagcctgGCGTACCTGTCCATTTAGTCAAGTCTCTGAAGTCAAATCCGTCCCAGGTATTTTTAGATTTCTACAGGTTGATTAGGTTGAAATTACAATGAAAGAAGTGAAGTTTAAGTtatagaaatatattttttatcatACTGGatcaaaacaaaataatgataatgatctGGCACAGCTAACCTGGCGAAattaaaacaaaaggaaataGACCTATAGGTCTCTTAACCATGATGTATTTATGGTATGTATCACACTGTTGCCTCTAGGGGGAAATCATTACACACATTATGAAGAGGAGTACTCAGAGCGTGTTAATAGCCAAATGACTCTTAAAGCCTAATACTGTCcatcatgtaaacattttgttaaatTTATTGTAATTCCTTTAATGTGTGATGACTGTGACTCCCACATTTGTAGTGAAATGAATATTTGTACCCCTGCTATCCCATTTTCTTCCCTTAGAGGCTTACCACTTGCGTGAAAATCCCTCCATGACAGCAAGCCTTACTCCAGGATTACAGCTTGAGGAAGATTTAGTGACTCACACTAGGTGCACACTTCCTctctgagagcctccactccatgcaaaacataaataaagagGAACTTATGGCGGCTGTGCTGGACATGAGATGACAAGGAATGAATCACCAGGATGGGAATTTTGGTCCCTGATCCCATGTGGGGAGACTTTTGCTGGAAGAACAGGATATGAGACAAGCTTTGCTATAAAGAAACTTTTCTGAAGAGCCCAGAGTGGGGAGGATGAGGTGAGTTCATGTGGTGTGAATGGGACAGGAGAGCAAAAACCAAATGTACAGTTCAGGGATGAACATCAGCCCAGCGATGGCACCATTGTCTCCAAGGCTGAGCGGCAGTACACCGCTGCCCTCTCTGTCGCCTAAGAAGACCACCTTTCAGTCTTTGGGGTCTCTTTCATCCGGGCGGTTCTCTCCTTCACTGGCTAAGTCCTCCTTTCACCGAGCCAAACAGACTTCTAGCCCCTTGAATTCACCCAGCCCTTCCATTATGAGCTCCCCAAAACTCTGGCAGAAGGCCTCTGTCTCCAGGCTAGCAGAGGAGTTCTTCTGGATCGGTGGCAGTGTGGTGGCTCAACCAAAATGGAGAATGGGTCAGATAGGTAAGACTCACACACTCCTTATTGAATAACTGGGCCTTCAAACACTCAAATTAACTGCAGGATATCAGCAGGTTGTTTAGCAACCTTGGCCTGGTATAGAGTTGCGCACTATTCAAGAACAGCAGGAGCACTGTAGCAGATAATGGGCATATGGACAGTAGACAATCCTTTAGGATTAGCCTAAATGATGTGCCAGGTTGCGTCACATATCTGAGCTTCAGATTACAAACAAAGGTTACTTGCCTACAGTGCACTTAACAACTGCCTTGAACCTTGTCTAATATATTTCATCATTTGTTTTAGTTTGcaagaaacaaaacactgaaacattCCAGGAGAGGAGAAATAATCTGGATCTCTGTGATGTAGTTTTGGCGTTACTTTGAAGACAATAATGAGTTTATTTAATTAGGCATGTTTCTATTGAAGAATGCTCCTTCATTAACACATAAACAACCATAAATCCCTGTGACGCAGCCTATAATCTCATAAACAAGTACTAGATGGTAAAGCACTAATAATCTGAACTGCTTCAGGGGTTTCCTCTGGAGGTGTGTCATAATGTGCCCTTATGCAAATCCACACGGTCTGTTTCTTTTAATAATATACTGAGCCTGTTTGggctagtagtagtagtttcaCTCATAAACCTGAGACTAATGACATGAACTTCAACTGACTAGAGTTAAATGTCAGGGCCGTGTCTCCTTTGTGGTCCCCTGTAGTGGAGCGGTGTATGTGCACCATGCAGACCGGAACTCAGATGACCAAACTGAAGGGAAAGAAGAAAGGACTGGTCCGATTCTTTTACCTGGATGAGCACAAGTCTTGCATTCGCTGGCGGCCCTCCAGGAAACACGACAAGGCCAAAAGTAAGGGATAAACACTCTGATTTGATTATCTGTCTATCAGCTGGCTTCTGGCTTTGTTATCCCCCCTTTTGTTTGAACTGATGCCTGTTTCATCATATCATACCTAATTATATCTCTTATTGTAAAGAATACCAAACAATATGTATGCAACTGCTATACACAGATGTCACAGCTGACAGGTTCTAggtgttgacctttgacccctgtcAGAAAGTCAGAAAGATTAGTTTTGGGGTTGACTTGAGCTTTGAGTAGATGTTTGTTTATGACCGTCCTCTTTGAGCTCAGTTTCTTTTGCTTAACACGACAAAGAGTGCAAAGAGTCTATTAGACATTTCTAGTGCAACACATTCACATTAGAGACTAACAAAAACTTTGAGATGATGATAATGGAATTTTTGAAACAAGCCGTTTCATACAAATAGCATAGCAGAGAATAGCATGTAAATTGTAGAAAGCCCTCAATGACCTTCAACTTCTTTTGTTCCAGTAACTATTGATTCCATTCATGAAGTCCGGGAGGGGAAAAAGTCAGAAATATTCAGGCGATATGCAGACAACCGCTTTGACCCAAACTGCTGCTTCAGTATTTATCATGGTGAGCGTGTCAAGTCCCTGGACCTGGTCTCTACCAACGCAGAGGAAGCCCGCACCTGGATCACTGGGCTAAAATACCTCATGGCTGGAATCAGTGACGAGGACAGCTTTGCCAGGAGGCAGCGTACCCGTGACCAATATCCTTTGGGAtacttgtgtatgtgtttaattTCTAAAGGACGAAATGAGTGACCAACATGGTTTTAAAGTGATTAAGCCTTAACTAGCATCTGTACATGGTTGCAGCAGACTTTCTCTGAAGCTGACAAAAACGGAGACGGCACGTTGAGCATTGGAGAGGTtcaccagctgctgcacaaactGAATGTGAATTTACCCAGGCAGAAAGTCAGGGAGATGTTCCAAGTAAGAGCAACAGCAGTTCATCACTCATACTGCCACAGATTTCATGTTAATGAGTTTCCTGACTGATGCCTCTTCTTAAGCAACACCTGATATTGTTATCAAAATTCACATTTTGTGATGGGTGATAAGGAGAAAATAACCCAGACTATGTGGGCAACCTAATGCTGAGGTGTCCAGTGAGACTTGGTAACCCTGGTAACCCAGTAAATGTAGGGGAAAGTTTATGTATAGGGTTGTTATTGTTGCGGTAACAGTCTTTATTCTGTGAGAGAGCATGaatgtgttttcactaaactacacacacactggctatAGACTAGTTGTGGTGGTCTGACAAATAGTATTTGTAAAGCAATTTATGCCAATAGGAtggctgaaaacaaataaattacatCAAATCTGCTGAAAATATACCGGTAATATGaagatttaaaaatgaatttaaatagCTTCCTTAGAGGTGTATTTGTTCTTTCTATCTTGTTAGCCTAGAAGCAGTACAAAGAAAAGAGATGGAGCCAGCAGACAGTACATACAGTATTTTGGCGAATTGTGTAGTTGAGTGGCACAGGAAGGCCATATGGCTACCACAGATGGCTT
This window encodes:
- the skib gene encoding v-ski avian sarcoma viral oncogene homolog b, whose amino-acid sequence is MEGTSFQPHPGLQQTLKQFHLSSMRSLGGPAAFSARWHQDSFFGKDGKSAELMLTMPAQTPPVMSGPLFIPSDRSTERCETVLEREPISCFVVGGEKRLCLPQILNSVLRDFSLQQINSVCDDLHIYCSRCTADQLEILKVVGILPFSAPSCGLITQTDAERLCNALIYGGTYPPHCNKELGSLELERTEKSFKVYHECFGRCKGLFVPELYTGPAAACIQCMDCRLMFPPHKFVVHSHKRLENRTVHWGFDSANWRAYVLLDPDYTGKEEKSHLEQLLKELKGKYDLTVKLSSKSCRSPSPIPAKRSKFDKLQSPSVDKDRKPDWLQPLSKSAHKDLKQVQLKQRPSAFRPWSPKPAEKEKPATQSEVERSCSKTQEILAVPNLTLAPLTPSVHPKDNHTPGRGAAAIPRQELLNGNTQTMVKLAHSSVSSRAEDMDTDGEIDVDDCDDGPVPASSVASPPSACTSVCQTLTPQTITQAQERPPWLPGTVCPEMDTMRQMLYASLDSKESREKLLQEIVRMRVKQEEKLAAAVQAKRSLQQELEFVRVAKKGRLREAIEAKRNLRKEIERLRADWERKMRDAEESCGRLKRELERERQMRVCDKGCEAERLRVKYSTQIEELHVQLQQAEADREQLRHELQQEREARQNLESVVKDLQSQLALQANSSLPGGCKDTLTETHRQTTQPTNGS